A window from Musa acuminata AAA Group cultivar baxijiao chromosome BXJ3-10, Cavendish_Baxijiao_AAA, whole genome shotgun sequence encodes these proteins:
- the LOC135585486 gene encoding subtilisin-like protease SBT2.6 isoform X2: protein MKMAMQPVSALFLFLPLLAFGSADIYIVTVEGEPVVSYNGGVDGFSATAVDLVERMDITSESVTSYALHLEKRHDSLLDSLFEVGTYKKLYSYHHLINGFAIHMSPEQAEVLSKAPGVKYVEKDMKIKKLTTHTPQFLGLPTEVWPTGGGFNRAGEDIVIGFVDSGIYPKHPSFSTHNTEPYGPLPRYRGKCEVDSETKRAFCNGKIIGAQHFAKAAIAAGAFNPLIDFSSPLDGDGHGSHTAAIAAGNNGIPVRMHGHEFGKASGMAPRARIAVYKVLYRLFGGYVSDVVSAIEQAVLDGVDVLNLSVGPNSPPTTTKATFLNPFDAALLSAVKAGVFVAQAAGNGGPFPKTLVSFSPWITTVAAAIDDRRYKNHLTLGNGKKLPGLGLSPATHGNKSFNLVSANDVMLDSSLMTYNPLDCQRPELLNRNKVEGNILLCGFSFNFISGTASIKKVSETAKSLGAAGFIVAVENTYPGTKFDPVPVDTPGILIADVSKTKELIDYYNCSTKRDWAGRPISFQATASIADGLAPILHKSAPQVALFSSRGPDVKDFSFQDADVLKPDILAPGDLIWAAWAPNGTDEANYIGEGFAMVSGTSMAAPHISGIAALIRQKNPQWSPSAIKSALMTTASTLDRRDRPILAQQYSENGVTTLVQATPFDYGSGAVDPKAALDPGLILDSTYGDYVKFLCSVPDLDPGEILNITSSACNKTKGHPSDLNTPSITISRLAGTQSVKRTVTNVADSETYIITTRMSPEIALEASPPAMTVLSGASHEITVTLTVRSVTGGYSFGEILLKGDRGHKVRIPVVAMGFSS, encoded by the exons ATGAAGATGGCGATGCAACCTGTGAGTGCGCTTTTCTTGTTTCTACCACTTCTAGCTTTTGGAAGTGCGGATATATATATTGTGACTGTAGAAGGAGAGCCTGTAGTGAGTTACAATGGTGGTGTTGATGGATTTTCAGCAACAGCTGTAGATTTAGTGGAAAGGATGGACATAACCAG TGAGTCTGTTACATCTTATGCCCTTCACCTTGAGAAAAGGCATGATTCTCTTCTTGATTCACTCTTTGAAGTTGGGACCTATAAGAAGTTATACAGCTATCATCATCTTATCAATGGCTTTGCAATTCACATGTCTCCTGAACAG GCTGAAGTTCTCAGCAAGGCACCTGGGGTCAAATATGTGGAGAAAGACatgaaaataaagaaattaaCCACACATACTCCACAGTTTCTGGGACTACCAACAGAAGTTTGGCCAACAGGTGGTGGCTTTAACAGAGCAGGGGAAGACATTGTGATTGGTTTTGTGGATTCAGGAATTTATCCAAAGCATCCTAGCTTTTCTACACACAACACTGAGCCATATGGACCTCTTCCTCGTTACAGAGGAAAATGCGAAGTTGATTCAGAAACTAAGAGGGCATTTTGCAATGGTAAAATAATTGGAGCCCAGCATTTTGCAAAAGCTGCAATTGCTGCTGGTGCATTTAACCCTTTAATTGATTTCTCATCACCTCTGGATGGCGACGGTCATGGAAG TCATACAGCTGCCATAGCTGCTGGAAACAATGGGATTCCTGTTAGAATGCATGGACATGAGTTTGGAAAAGCGAGTGGCATGGCTCCACGTGCCAG GATTGCTGTATACAAGGTGCTCTATAGGCTCTTTGGGGGATATGTTTCTGATGTTGTTTCTGCCATTGAGCAG GCTGTCCTTGATGGTGTTGATGTTCTTAATCTTTCAGTAGGACCAAACAGTCCGCCAACAACTACCAAAGCCACATTTTTAAATCCTTTTGATGCTGCACTTCTTTCTGCTGTCAAAGCTGGAGTTTTCGTGGCACAGGCTGCTGGAAATGGGGGTCCATTCCCTAAAACCTTGGTGTCTTTCAGTCCATGGATTACAACCGTTGCTGCTGCTATTGATGATCGTAGATACAAGAATCATTTGACCCTGGGAAATGGAAAAAAATTACCGGGGCTCGGATTGTCAC CAGCTACACATGGGAATAAGTCATTCAACCTGGTCTCTGCAAATGATGTGATGCTAGATTCATCTTTGATGACTTACAACCCATTAGACTGCCAAAGGCCTGAGCTGTTGAATAGGAATAAGGTGGAGGGAAATATTCTACTGTGTGGATTTTCTTTCAATTTTATTTCTGGCACTGCATCAATCAAAAAGGTGTCTGAAACAGCAAAAAGTCTTGGTGCAGCAGGCTTTATTGTAGCAGTGGAGAACACCTATCCAGGCACCAAATTTGATCCTGTCCCTGTTGATACTCCTGGGATCCTCATTGCAGATGTCAGCAAGACGAAG GAACTTATTGACTATTACAATTGTTCAACTAAAAGAGATTGGGCTGGTCGACCAATAAGTTTCCAGGCAACAGCCAGCATTGCTGATGGTTTGGCACCAATACTGCATAAATCAGCTCCTCAGGTGGCACTATTCTCTTCACGAGGACCAGATGTTAAGGATTTCAGCTTTCAAGATGCTGATGTCCTTAAACCTGATATATTAGCTCCAGGCGATCTAATTTGGGCAGCTTGGGCACCAAATGGAACAGATGAGGCTAATTACATAG GAGAAGGCTTTGCTATGGTTTCTGGAACCAGTATGGCTGCTCCACACATTTCTGGAATTGCAGCCCTCATAAGGCAAAAGAATCCTCAGTGGAGCCCAAGTGCTATCAAGTCAGCCTTGATGACAACAGCCAGTACTTTGGATCGGCGTGACAGACCTATTCTAGCACAGCAATATTCTGAAAATGGGGTCACGACATTGGTGCAGGCTACACCATTTGATTATGGCAGTGGTGCAGTTGATCCGAAAGCTGCTCTGGATCCTGGACTCATTCTGGATTCAA CTTACGGAGACTACGTCAAGTTCTTGTGTTCAGTGCCAGATCTGGATCCTGGCGAAATTCTGAACATCACCAGCTCGGCTTGCAACAAGACCAAGGGTCATCCTTCCGATCTAAATACCCCGTCGATCACCATCTCCCGTCTTGCAGGGACTCAAAGCGTGAAAAGAACGGTGACTAATGTAGCTGATTCAGAAACTTACATCATTACTACTAGAATGTCACCCGAAATCGCTCTAGAAGCCAGTCCTCCAGCAATGACTGTGCTGTCAGGAGCATCCCATGAGATAACCGTGACTTTGACTGTCAGATCGGTGACTGGTGGATACAGCTTCGGTGAGATTCTTCTGAAAGGTGATAGAGGGCACAAGGTGAGGATCCCAGTGGTAGCAATGGGCTTCAGTAGCTAG
- the LOC135585486 gene encoding subtilisin-like protease SBT2.6 isoform X1 — translation MKMAMQPVSALFLFLPLLAFGSADIYIVTVEGEPVVSYNGGVDGFSATAVDLVERMDITSESVTSYALHLEKRHDSLLDSLFEVGTYKKLYSYHHLINGFAIHMSPEQAEVLSKAPGVKYVEKDMKIKKLTTHTPQFLGLPTEVWPTGGGFNRAGEDIVIGFVDSGIYPKHPSFSTHNTEPYGPLPRYRGKCEVDSETKRAFCNGKIIGAQHFAKAAIAAGAFNPLIDFSSPLDGDGHGSHTAAIAAGNNGIPVRMHGHEFGKASGMAPRARIAVYKVLYRLFGGYVSDVVSAIEQAVLDGVDVLNLSVGPNSPPTTTKATFLNPFDAALLSAVKAGVFVAQAAGNGGPFPKTLVSFSPWITTVAAAIDDRRYKNHLTLGNGKKLPGLGLSQSYFHFLTTAATHGNKSFNLVSANDVMLDSSLMTYNPLDCQRPELLNRNKVEGNILLCGFSFNFISGTASIKKVSETAKSLGAAGFIVAVENTYPGTKFDPVPVDTPGILIADVSKTKELIDYYNCSTKRDWAGRPISFQATASIADGLAPILHKSAPQVALFSSRGPDVKDFSFQDADVLKPDILAPGDLIWAAWAPNGTDEANYIGEGFAMVSGTSMAAPHISGIAALIRQKNPQWSPSAIKSALMTTASTLDRRDRPILAQQYSENGVTTLVQATPFDYGSGAVDPKAALDPGLILDSTYGDYVKFLCSVPDLDPGEILNITSSACNKTKGHPSDLNTPSITISRLAGTQSVKRTVTNVADSETYIITTRMSPEIALEASPPAMTVLSGASHEITVTLTVRSVTGGYSFGEILLKGDRGHKVRIPVVAMGFSS, via the exons ATGAAGATGGCGATGCAACCTGTGAGTGCGCTTTTCTTGTTTCTACCACTTCTAGCTTTTGGAAGTGCGGATATATATATTGTGACTGTAGAAGGAGAGCCTGTAGTGAGTTACAATGGTGGTGTTGATGGATTTTCAGCAACAGCTGTAGATTTAGTGGAAAGGATGGACATAACCAG TGAGTCTGTTACATCTTATGCCCTTCACCTTGAGAAAAGGCATGATTCTCTTCTTGATTCACTCTTTGAAGTTGGGACCTATAAGAAGTTATACAGCTATCATCATCTTATCAATGGCTTTGCAATTCACATGTCTCCTGAACAG GCTGAAGTTCTCAGCAAGGCACCTGGGGTCAAATATGTGGAGAAAGACatgaaaataaagaaattaaCCACACATACTCCACAGTTTCTGGGACTACCAACAGAAGTTTGGCCAACAGGTGGTGGCTTTAACAGAGCAGGGGAAGACATTGTGATTGGTTTTGTGGATTCAGGAATTTATCCAAAGCATCCTAGCTTTTCTACACACAACACTGAGCCATATGGACCTCTTCCTCGTTACAGAGGAAAATGCGAAGTTGATTCAGAAACTAAGAGGGCATTTTGCAATGGTAAAATAATTGGAGCCCAGCATTTTGCAAAAGCTGCAATTGCTGCTGGTGCATTTAACCCTTTAATTGATTTCTCATCACCTCTGGATGGCGACGGTCATGGAAG TCATACAGCTGCCATAGCTGCTGGAAACAATGGGATTCCTGTTAGAATGCATGGACATGAGTTTGGAAAAGCGAGTGGCATGGCTCCACGTGCCAG GATTGCTGTATACAAGGTGCTCTATAGGCTCTTTGGGGGATATGTTTCTGATGTTGTTTCTGCCATTGAGCAG GCTGTCCTTGATGGTGTTGATGTTCTTAATCTTTCAGTAGGACCAAACAGTCCGCCAACAACTACCAAAGCCACATTTTTAAATCCTTTTGATGCTGCACTTCTTTCTGCTGTCAAAGCTGGAGTTTTCGTGGCACAGGCTGCTGGAAATGGGGGTCCATTCCCTAAAACCTTGGTGTCTTTCAGTCCATGGATTACAACCGTTGCTGCTGCTATTGATGATCGTAGATACAAGAATCATTTGACCCTGGGAAATGGAAAAAAATTACCGGGGCTCGGATTGTCAC AAAGTTACTTCCATTTTCTAACTACAGCAGCTACACATGGGAATAAGTCATTCAACCTGGTCTCTGCAAATGATGTGATGCTAGATTCATCTTTGATGACTTACAACCCATTAGACTGCCAAAGGCCTGAGCTGTTGAATAGGAATAAGGTGGAGGGAAATATTCTACTGTGTGGATTTTCTTTCAATTTTATTTCTGGCACTGCATCAATCAAAAAGGTGTCTGAAACAGCAAAAAGTCTTGGTGCAGCAGGCTTTATTGTAGCAGTGGAGAACACCTATCCAGGCACCAAATTTGATCCTGTCCCTGTTGATACTCCTGGGATCCTCATTGCAGATGTCAGCAAGACGAAG GAACTTATTGACTATTACAATTGTTCAACTAAAAGAGATTGGGCTGGTCGACCAATAAGTTTCCAGGCAACAGCCAGCATTGCTGATGGTTTGGCACCAATACTGCATAAATCAGCTCCTCAGGTGGCACTATTCTCTTCACGAGGACCAGATGTTAAGGATTTCAGCTTTCAAGATGCTGATGTCCTTAAACCTGATATATTAGCTCCAGGCGATCTAATTTGGGCAGCTTGGGCACCAAATGGAACAGATGAGGCTAATTACATAG GAGAAGGCTTTGCTATGGTTTCTGGAACCAGTATGGCTGCTCCACACATTTCTGGAATTGCAGCCCTCATAAGGCAAAAGAATCCTCAGTGGAGCCCAAGTGCTATCAAGTCAGCCTTGATGACAACAGCCAGTACTTTGGATCGGCGTGACAGACCTATTCTAGCACAGCAATATTCTGAAAATGGGGTCACGACATTGGTGCAGGCTACACCATTTGATTATGGCAGTGGTGCAGTTGATCCGAAAGCTGCTCTGGATCCTGGACTCATTCTGGATTCAA CTTACGGAGACTACGTCAAGTTCTTGTGTTCAGTGCCAGATCTGGATCCTGGCGAAATTCTGAACATCACCAGCTCGGCTTGCAACAAGACCAAGGGTCATCCTTCCGATCTAAATACCCCGTCGATCACCATCTCCCGTCTTGCAGGGACTCAAAGCGTGAAAAGAACGGTGACTAATGTAGCTGATTCAGAAACTTACATCATTACTACTAGAATGTCACCCGAAATCGCTCTAGAAGCCAGTCCTCCAGCAATGACTGTGCTGTCAGGAGCATCCCATGAGATAACCGTGACTTTGACTGTCAGATCGGTGACTGGTGGATACAGCTTCGGTGAGATTCTTCTGAAAGGTGATAGAGGGCACAAGGTGAGGATCCCAGTGGTAGCAATGGGCTTCAGTAGCTAG
- the LOC135585486 gene encoding subtilisin-like protease SBT2.6 isoform X4, with the protein MKIKKLTTHTPQFLGLPTEVWPTGGGFNRAGEDIVIGFVDSGIYPKHPSFSTHNTEPYGPLPRYRGKCEVDSETKRAFCNGKIIGAQHFAKAAIAAGAFNPLIDFSSPLDGDGHGSHTAAIAAGNNGIPVRMHGHEFGKASGMAPRARIAVYKVLYRLFGGYVSDVVSAIEQAVLDGVDVLNLSVGPNSPPTTTKATFLNPFDAALLSAVKAGVFVAQAAGNGGPFPKTLVSFSPWITTVAAAIDDRRYKNHLTLGNGKKLPGLGLSQSYFHFLTTAATHGNKSFNLVSANDVMLDSSLMTYNPLDCQRPELLNRNKVEGNILLCGFSFNFISGTASIKKVSETAKSLGAAGFIVAVENTYPGTKFDPVPVDTPGILIADVSKTKELIDYYNCSTKRDWAGRPISFQATASIADGLAPILHKSAPQVALFSSRGPDVKDFSFQDADVLKPDILAPGDLIWAAWAPNGTDEANYIGEGFAMVSGTSMAAPHISGIAALIRQKNPQWSPSAIKSALMTTASTLDRRDRPILAQQYSENGVTTLVQATPFDYGSGAVDPKAALDPGLILDSTYGDYVKFLCSVPDLDPGEILNITSSACNKTKGHPSDLNTPSITISRLAGTQSVKRTVTNVADSETYIITTRMSPEIALEASPPAMTVLSGASHEITVTLTVRSVTGGYSFGEILLKGDRGHKVRIPVVAMGFSS; encoded by the exons atgaaaataaagaaattaaCCACACATACTCCACAGTTTCTGGGACTACCAACAGAAGTTTGGCCAACAGGTGGTGGCTTTAACAGAGCAGGGGAAGACATTGTGATTGGTTTTGTGGATTCAGGAATTTATCCAAAGCATCCTAGCTTTTCTACACACAACACTGAGCCATATGGACCTCTTCCTCGTTACAGAGGAAAATGCGAAGTTGATTCAGAAACTAAGAGGGCATTTTGCAATGGTAAAATAATTGGAGCCCAGCATTTTGCAAAAGCTGCAATTGCTGCTGGTGCATTTAACCCTTTAATTGATTTCTCATCACCTCTGGATGGCGACGGTCATGGAAG TCATACAGCTGCCATAGCTGCTGGAAACAATGGGATTCCTGTTAGAATGCATGGACATGAGTTTGGAAAAGCGAGTGGCATGGCTCCACGTGCCAG GATTGCTGTATACAAGGTGCTCTATAGGCTCTTTGGGGGATATGTTTCTGATGTTGTTTCTGCCATTGAGCAG GCTGTCCTTGATGGTGTTGATGTTCTTAATCTTTCAGTAGGACCAAACAGTCCGCCAACAACTACCAAAGCCACATTTTTAAATCCTTTTGATGCTGCACTTCTTTCTGCTGTCAAAGCTGGAGTTTTCGTGGCACAGGCTGCTGGAAATGGGGGTCCATTCCCTAAAACCTTGGTGTCTTTCAGTCCATGGATTACAACCGTTGCTGCTGCTATTGATGATCGTAGATACAAGAATCATTTGACCCTGGGAAATGGAAAAAAATTACCGGGGCTCGGATTGTCAC AAAGTTACTTCCATTTTCTAACTACAGCAGCTACACATGGGAATAAGTCATTCAACCTGGTCTCTGCAAATGATGTGATGCTAGATTCATCTTTGATGACTTACAACCCATTAGACTGCCAAAGGCCTGAGCTGTTGAATAGGAATAAGGTGGAGGGAAATATTCTACTGTGTGGATTTTCTTTCAATTTTATTTCTGGCACTGCATCAATCAAAAAGGTGTCTGAAACAGCAAAAAGTCTTGGTGCAGCAGGCTTTATTGTAGCAGTGGAGAACACCTATCCAGGCACCAAATTTGATCCTGTCCCTGTTGATACTCCTGGGATCCTCATTGCAGATGTCAGCAAGACGAAG GAACTTATTGACTATTACAATTGTTCAACTAAAAGAGATTGGGCTGGTCGACCAATAAGTTTCCAGGCAACAGCCAGCATTGCTGATGGTTTGGCACCAATACTGCATAAATCAGCTCCTCAGGTGGCACTATTCTCTTCACGAGGACCAGATGTTAAGGATTTCAGCTTTCAAGATGCTGATGTCCTTAAACCTGATATATTAGCTCCAGGCGATCTAATTTGGGCAGCTTGGGCACCAAATGGAACAGATGAGGCTAATTACATAG GAGAAGGCTTTGCTATGGTTTCTGGAACCAGTATGGCTGCTCCACACATTTCTGGAATTGCAGCCCTCATAAGGCAAAAGAATCCTCAGTGGAGCCCAAGTGCTATCAAGTCAGCCTTGATGACAACAGCCAGTACTTTGGATCGGCGTGACAGACCTATTCTAGCACAGCAATATTCTGAAAATGGGGTCACGACATTGGTGCAGGCTACACCATTTGATTATGGCAGTGGTGCAGTTGATCCGAAAGCTGCTCTGGATCCTGGACTCATTCTGGATTCAA CTTACGGAGACTACGTCAAGTTCTTGTGTTCAGTGCCAGATCTGGATCCTGGCGAAATTCTGAACATCACCAGCTCGGCTTGCAACAAGACCAAGGGTCATCCTTCCGATCTAAATACCCCGTCGATCACCATCTCCCGTCTTGCAGGGACTCAAAGCGTGAAAAGAACGGTGACTAATGTAGCTGATTCAGAAACTTACATCATTACTACTAGAATGTCACCCGAAATCGCTCTAGAAGCCAGTCCTCCAGCAATGACTGTGCTGTCAGGAGCATCCCATGAGATAACCGTGACTTTGACTGTCAGATCGGTGACTGGTGGATACAGCTTCGGTGAGATTCTTCTGAAAGGTGATAGAGGGCACAAGGTGAGGATCCCAGTGGTAGCAATGGGCTTCAGTAGCTAG
- the LOC135585486 gene encoding subtilisin-like protease SBT2.6 isoform X3 gives MKMAMQPVSALFLFLPLLAFGSADIYIVTVEGEPVVSYNGGVDGFSATAVDLVERMDITSESVTSYALHLEKRHDSLLDSLFEVGTYKKLYSYHHLINGFAIHMSPEQAEVLSKAPGVKYVEKDMKIKKLTTHTPQFLGLPTEVWPTGGGFNRAGEDIVIGFVDSGIYPKHPSFSTHNTEPYGPLPRYRGKCEVDSETKRAFCNGKIIGAQHFAKAAIAAGAFNPLIDFSSPLDGDGHGSHTAAIAAGNNGIPVRMHGHEFGKASGMAPRARIAVYKVLYRLFGGYVSDVVSAIEQAVLDGVDVLNLSVGPNSPPTTTKATFLNPFDAALLSAVKAGVFVAQAAGNGGPFPKTLVSFSPWITTVAAAIDDRRYKNHLTLGNGKKLPGLGLSPTHGNKSFNLVSANDVMLDSSLMTYNPLDCQRPELLNRNKVEGNILLCGFSFNFISGTASIKKVSETAKSLGAAGFIVAVENTYPGTKFDPVPVDTPGILIADVSKTKELIDYYNCSTKRDWAGRPISFQATASIADGLAPILHKSAPQVALFSSRGPDVKDFSFQDADVLKPDILAPGDLIWAAWAPNGTDEANYIGEGFAMVSGTSMAAPHISGIAALIRQKNPQWSPSAIKSALMTTASTLDRRDRPILAQQYSENGVTTLVQATPFDYGSGAVDPKAALDPGLILDSTYGDYVKFLCSVPDLDPGEILNITSSACNKTKGHPSDLNTPSITISRLAGTQSVKRTVTNVADSETYIITTRMSPEIALEASPPAMTVLSGASHEITVTLTVRSVTGGYSFGEILLKGDRGHKVRIPVVAMGFSS, from the exons ATGAAGATGGCGATGCAACCTGTGAGTGCGCTTTTCTTGTTTCTACCACTTCTAGCTTTTGGAAGTGCGGATATATATATTGTGACTGTAGAAGGAGAGCCTGTAGTGAGTTACAATGGTGGTGTTGATGGATTTTCAGCAACAGCTGTAGATTTAGTGGAAAGGATGGACATAACCAG TGAGTCTGTTACATCTTATGCCCTTCACCTTGAGAAAAGGCATGATTCTCTTCTTGATTCACTCTTTGAAGTTGGGACCTATAAGAAGTTATACAGCTATCATCATCTTATCAATGGCTTTGCAATTCACATGTCTCCTGAACAG GCTGAAGTTCTCAGCAAGGCACCTGGGGTCAAATATGTGGAGAAAGACatgaaaataaagaaattaaCCACACATACTCCACAGTTTCTGGGACTACCAACAGAAGTTTGGCCAACAGGTGGTGGCTTTAACAGAGCAGGGGAAGACATTGTGATTGGTTTTGTGGATTCAGGAATTTATCCAAAGCATCCTAGCTTTTCTACACACAACACTGAGCCATATGGACCTCTTCCTCGTTACAGAGGAAAATGCGAAGTTGATTCAGAAACTAAGAGGGCATTTTGCAATGGTAAAATAATTGGAGCCCAGCATTTTGCAAAAGCTGCAATTGCTGCTGGTGCATTTAACCCTTTAATTGATTTCTCATCACCTCTGGATGGCGACGGTCATGGAAG TCATACAGCTGCCATAGCTGCTGGAAACAATGGGATTCCTGTTAGAATGCATGGACATGAGTTTGGAAAAGCGAGTGGCATGGCTCCACGTGCCAG GATTGCTGTATACAAGGTGCTCTATAGGCTCTTTGGGGGATATGTTTCTGATGTTGTTTCTGCCATTGAGCAG GCTGTCCTTGATGGTGTTGATGTTCTTAATCTTTCAGTAGGACCAAACAGTCCGCCAACAACTACCAAAGCCACATTTTTAAATCCTTTTGATGCTGCACTTCTTTCTGCTGTCAAAGCTGGAGTTTTCGTGGCACAGGCTGCTGGAAATGGGGGTCCATTCCCTAAAACCTTGGTGTCTTTCAGTCCATGGATTACAACCGTTGCTGCTGCTATTGATGATCGTAGATACAAGAATCATTTGACCCTGGGAAATGGAAAAAAATTACCGGGGCTCGGATTGTCAC CTACACATGGGAATAAGTCATTCAACCTGGTCTCTGCAAATGATGTGATGCTAGATTCATCTTTGATGACTTACAACCCATTAGACTGCCAAAGGCCTGAGCTGTTGAATAGGAATAAGGTGGAGGGAAATATTCTACTGTGTGGATTTTCTTTCAATTTTATTTCTGGCACTGCATCAATCAAAAAGGTGTCTGAAACAGCAAAAAGTCTTGGTGCAGCAGGCTTTATTGTAGCAGTGGAGAACACCTATCCAGGCACCAAATTTGATCCTGTCCCTGTTGATACTCCTGGGATCCTCATTGCAGATGTCAGCAAGACGAAG GAACTTATTGACTATTACAATTGTTCAACTAAAAGAGATTGGGCTGGTCGACCAATAAGTTTCCAGGCAACAGCCAGCATTGCTGATGGTTTGGCACCAATACTGCATAAATCAGCTCCTCAGGTGGCACTATTCTCTTCACGAGGACCAGATGTTAAGGATTTCAGCTTTCAAGATGCTGATGTCCTTAAACCTGATATATTAGCTCCAGGCGATCTAATTTGGGCAGCTTGGGCACCAAATGGAACAGATGAGGCTAATTACATAG GAGAAGGCTTTGCTATGGTTTCTGGAACCAGTATGGCTGCTCCACACATTTCTGGAATTGCAGCCCTCATAAGGCAAAAGAATCCTCAGTGGAGCCCAAGTGCTATCAAGTCAGCCTTGATGACAACAGCCAGTACTTTGGATCGGCGTGACAGACCTATTCTAGCACAGCAATATTCTGAAAATGGGGTCACGACATTGGTGCAGGCTACACCATTTGATTATGGCAGTGGTGCAGTTGATCCGAAAGCTGCTCTGGATCCTGGACTCATTCTGGATTCAA CTTACGGAGACTACGTCAAGTTCTTGTGTTCAGTGCCAGATCTGGATCCTGGCGAAATTCTGAACATCACCAGCTCGGCTTGCAACAAGACCAAGGGTCATCCTTCCGATCTAAATACCCCGTCGATCACCATCTCCCGTCTTGCAGGGACTCAAAGCGTGAAAAGAACGGTGACTAATGTAGCTGATTCAGAAACTTACATCATTACTACTAGAATGTCACCCGAAATCGCTCTAGAAGCCAGTCCTCCAGCAATGACTGTGCTGTCAGGAGCATCCCATGAGATAACCGTGACTTTGACTGTCAGATCGGTGACTGGTGGATACAGCTTCGGTGAGATTCTTCTGAAAGGTGATAGAGGGCACAAGGTGAGGATCCCAGTGGTAGCAATGGGCTTCAGTAGCTAG